A DNA window from Naumovozyma dairenensis CBS 421 chromosome 8, complete genome contains the following coding sequences:
- the PEX10 gene encoding ubiquitin-protein ligase peroxin 10 (similar to Saccharomyces cerevisiae PEX10 (YDR265W); ancestral locus Anc_5.628) has product MSEVASVDGLTPNELKEESLVLPFADAPSIVQAHQKDEQIQSILIEKTISVLKSIKGQLFSNTHPKEIGLGVKLLYLTLTTLRGNRTLGEEYVDLIYVNRKGTKLLKRYRKLLFILSHILGSYMVFKCYRLFKKITGNDELDGNSNEDNSKFSFKNLLDLSLDTHMIVFYFQGAYYDLSKRLFGMKYALGHRVSSNEKQFRDKSSNTYTIVGYIILLQNLAKVIPKIMERLRQLNFNSASNNNEKLQISNKDRLRNDGTIIRIPKEQEVVHISLSDEKILPFIPPSSRNCILCLNDMVDPSCSPCGHIFCWRCLMDWCQERAECPLCRQPCLPQQILPLQP; this is encoded by the coding sequence ATGAGTGAAGTTGCCTCTGTTGATGGCTTAACTCCTAATGAACTTAAGGAAGAATCTCTAGTTTTACCGTTTGCAGATGCCCCAAGTATCGTACAAGCACATCAAAAAGATGAACAAATCCAAAGTATATTGATTGAAAAGACTATATCAGTACTTAAGTCTATAAAGGGTCAGTTGTTTTCGAATACCCATCCGAAGGAAATAGGTCTAGGAGTAAAGTTATTGTATTTAACGTTGACTACTTTGCGAGGTAATAGAACACTAGGAGAAGAATATGTTGACCTGATTTATGTTAATAGAAAGGGAACTAAATTACTGAAAAGATACAGAAAATTATTGTTTATACTTTCACATATTTTGGGCTCGTATATGGTTTTTAAATGCTATAGacttttcaaaaagatAACTGGTAACGATGAGCTGGATGGAAACAGTAACGAGgataattcaaaattcaGTTTCAAAAACCTTTTAGACCTGTCTCTAGATACGCATATGATAGTCTTTTATTTCCAAGGGGCTTACTATGATCTTTCGAAGAGATTATTTGGAATGAAGTATGCCTTAGGACATCGAGTTTCCAGCaatgaaaaacaatttAGGGATAAAAGTTCTAATACCTATACTATAGTAGGTTACATTATATTACTTCAAAATCTAGCCAAAGTTATACCTAAAATAATGGAAAGGCTGAGACAACTTAATTTCAACAGCgcttcaaataataacgaaAAATTGCAAATAAGTAATAAAGATAGACTACGAAATGATGGAACAATAATAAGGATACccaaagaacaagaagtaGTCCATATATCGTTATCAGATGAAAAGATTTTACCCTTCATTCCACCGAGTTCAAGGAACTGTATCCTTTGTTTAAATGATATGGTAGACCCAAGTTGCTCTCCATGCGGTCACATATTTTGTTGGAGATGTTTGATGGATTGGTGTCAAGAAAGGGCAGAATGTCCTCTATGCAGACAACCATGTCTACCACAACAGATATTACCTTTACAACCTTAG
- the AKR1 gene encoding palmitoyltransferase AKR1 (similar to Saccharomyces cerevisiae AKR1 (YDR264C) and AKR2 (YOR034C); ancestral locus Anc_5.626), producing the protein MTDLHSIDLASSIPEEEVEVTKSQPQAHEGIEQLQSEGQDDANSLSSLKPIISETPKQEEEIESLKGDPVIRQYHVACQTGDLTTVKQLISSGVIDIKHDYDDVAVNDENERTTGLHWASINNRLSVVKYLISQGADVNATTGNLNATPLHWAARYGYVYIVDYLLQHGADPSLCDLQGFNLLHLAINSSNIMLVVYVLFFIVSKNILDVDCQDPHGRTPLLWAAYQGDSLSVAILLKFGASTKITDEGGFTPLHWATVKGQPHVLKYLIRDGADFFKKTNDGKDCFTIAKEMNTEYSLRDSLRTCGFDINGFPIKKYFKTSDHAKMVTFFAPLVLLSTIFLLWSHIHPLFALIVSLLLGLVTIKALKKFVLPSYDDDTIFHKSILKSPFVSGIFFGSVVLLTVVWFFHILPWTIEEGESHVLMAIILFAVFYIFSKLLISDPGCIPPETNHDNIRNIIKELLDVGKFDSKNFCLESWTRKPLRSKYSHLNNALVARFDHFCPWIYNDVGLKNHKNFIGFILLVEAGIITFASLCFEYFDELKDHFEVNENTSCFLLGDNDLCYGFTYDRLTFLILCWSLIQSIWLIILISIQVFQILYGVTNSEFNKYVKDKKRRQDDLHSTINHNEFFNTTPEDLLLNEDDDSDIFDNVSHDRDTSVSTTVPPQNETQMNLQRSKTCFNVCCSVTGMDQLKTVIKETLGIHSISGSRIRPTNLLSSIPTNYGCKRNMLDFWLTSDVMAPLYHRLLFSPTSSKALLNGIEVDYYKLYKFPKKDAPPFEVLGPDVV; encoded by the coding sequence ATGACTGATTTACATTCTATAGATTTGGCATCTTCTATTCCGGAAGAGGAAGTGGAAGTGACCAAATCGCAACCACAAGCACATGAAGGCATTGAACAACTACAATCAGAAGGACAGGATGATGCAAACTCGTTAAGTTCACTCAAACCGATAATCTCAGAAACACCGAAACAGGAGGAGGAAATTGAGAGTTTGAAAGGTGATCCAGTCATAAGGCAATATCATGTTGCATGTCAGACAGGTGATTTGACTACAGTGAAACAATTGATTTCATCAGGTGTGATTGATATCAAACATGACTATGATGATGTAGCTGTAAATGATGAAAACGAAAGGACAACAGGGTTACATTGGGCTAGTATCAACAATAGATTGTCGGTCGTCAAATATCTGATTAGCCAAGGTGCTGATGTTAATGCTACAACTGGGAACCTGAATGCGACACCATTACATTGGGCTGCTAGGTATGGTTACGTGTATATTGTGgattatttattacaaCATGGAGCTGATCCATCTTTGTGTGACCTACAAGGGTTTAACCTTCTACATTTGGCAATAAATAGTTCTAATATCATGCTTGTTGTctatgtattatttttcattgtcAGTAAGAATATCTTAGATGTTGATTGTCAAGATCCTCATGGAAGAACACCGTTGCTATGGGCTGCTTATCAAGGCGATTCTTTGTCAGTTGctatattattgaaatttggcGCATCTACTAAGATAACTGATGAAGGAGGGTTCACACCATTACATTGGGCCACCGTAAAGGGTCAACCTCatgttttaaaatatttaattcgTGATGGAGctgattttttcaaaaagacAAATGACGGTAAAGATTGCTTTACAATTGCTAAAGAAATGAACACGGAATACTCTTTAAGGGACTCATTAAGGACATGTGGTTTTGATATTAATGGATTTCCTATTAAAAAATACTTCAAAACAAGTGATCATGCAAAAATGGTAACATTTTTCGCTCCATTAGTACTTTTATCTACcatattcttattatgGAGTCATATCCATCCATTATTCGCATTAATAGTATCTCTTTTGTTAGGACTTGTTACAATTAAAGCGTTGAAGAAGTTTGTGTTACCATCGTATGATGACGACACAATTTTCCATAAAAGCATCCTCAAATCACCATTCGTTTCCGGTATATTCTTTGGTAGTGTTGTATTATTAACTGTTGTTTGGTTTTTCCATATCTTACCATGGACTATTGAAGAGGGGGAAAGTCATGTACTAATGGCTATTATCCTATTTGCTGtattttatatcttttccaaattattaatatcagaTCCAGGTTGTATTCCTCCAGAAACAAATCATGATAATATTAGAAACattataaaagaattattagatgtTGGCAAATTTGATAGTAAAAACTTCTGTTTAGAAAGTTGGACCAGGAAACCATTAAGAAGTAAATATTCACATTTGAACAATGCTCTCGTGGCAAGGTTTGACCATTTTTGTCCTTGGATTTATAACGATGTtggtttgaaaaatcataaaaatttcattggatttattttgttgGTTGAAGCTGGGATCATTACGTTTGCTTCATTATGTTTCgaatattttgatgaattaaaagatCATTTTGAGGTCAATGAAAACACTTCCTGTTTCCTATTGGGAGATAATGATCTTTGTTATGGGTTTACTTATGATAGGCTAACGTTTCTAATACTGTGTTGGTCTTTGATTCAATCCATTTGGCTAATTATCTTAATTTCGATACAAGTATTCCAAATCCTTTATGGTGTTACAAATTCGGAATTCAATAAGTATGTTAAAGATAAGAAGAGAAGACAAGACGATCTACATAGCACAATAAACCATaatgaattctttaatacAACCCCTGAGGATCTACTActtaatgaagatgatgatagtgatatttttgataatgtAAGTCATGATAGGGACACTTCCGTGAGTACTACTGTACCACCACAAAATGAAACCCAGATGAATTTACAAAGGTCTAAGACTTGTTTTAATGTTTGCTGCTCAGTAACAGGTATGGATCAACTGAAAACAGTAATCAAAGAAACATTAGGGATACATTCGATCTCAGGAAGTCGTATACGTCCAACAAATTTACTTTCATCGATCCCAACTAATTATGGAtgtaaaagaaatatgCTTGATTTTTGGTTGACGAGTGATGTGATGGCACCATTATATCATCggttattattttctccTACATCATCAAAGGCGTTATTAAATGGTATTGAAGTTGACTATTATAAGTTATACAAGTTTCCCAAGAAGGACGCACCACCATTTGAGGTACTGGGCCCAGATGTTgtgtaa
- the DIN7 gene encoding exodeoxyribonuclease DIN7 (similar to Saccharomyces cerevisiae DIN7 (YDR263C) and EXO1 (YOR033C); ancestral locus Anc_5.625): protein MGIAGLLPQLKTIQRPMTLSRYAGMTLGIDGYAWLHKAACSCAYELVMGRPTEKYLQYFIRKFKMMKQLNIQPFVVFDGGPIEVKRAIEMDRLRKRENNKLMAKKLWCNGERHAAMERFQKSVDVTTEMAKCIIDYCKDNSIPYVIAPFEADSQMVYLEKIGMIDGIISEDSDILIFGGNRLITKLNDSGDCLQISSADFIKVQTEKFPIGELTADQIRMLVCLSGCDYTNGIWKIGLITAMKLVKQFSDMNSIISYLKELNNDKKKYIISDTFLQEYEFANYSFQYQRVFCPKRNEIVTLNEISNITSNKELEIISQCIGSVVRKGDKSLRKECVTNSEDINHELYLQVAVGNLDPQNFMKRLISREIKLKEKYGKERERKRNTKKATTNIFIGENHNNLLNTIPSAFNVGCPAY, encoded by the coding sequence ATGGGCATTGCAGGTTTACTTCCACAATTAAAAACCATACAAAGGCCAATGACATTAAGTCGATATGCTGGTATGACGCTTGGAATTGATGGATATGCCTGGTTACACAAGGCGGCATGTTCATGTGCCTATGAATTAGTAATGGGTCGTCCtactgaaaaatatttacaatattttattcGGAAAttcaagatgatgaaacaattaaatattcaacCATTTGTTGTATTTGATGGTGGTCCCATTGAAGTGAAAAGGGCTATTGAAATGGATCGACTGAGAAAgagagaaaataataaattgatgGCGAAAAAATTATGGTGCAATGGTGAAAGGCATGCTGCTATGGAACGTTTCCAAAAGAGTGTGGATGTTACTACTGAAATGGCTAAATGtattattgattattgCAAGGATAATTCGATACCGTATGTTATTGCGCCTTTTGAGGCAGATTCACAGATGGTTTATCTAGAGAAGATTGGTATGATTGATGGAATAATATCTGAAGATTCTGATATCTTGATATTTGGTGGTAACAGGTTAAtaacaaaattaaatgacTCTGGTGACTGTTTACAAATTTCAAGTGCTGATTTTATCAAAGTTCAAACAGAAAAATTTCCCATTGGAGAATTAACTGCAGATCAAATTAGAATGTTGGTTTGTTTATCTGGTTGTGATTATACAAATGGGATATGGAAAATTGGATTAATTACTGCAATGAAGTTAGTAAAGCAATTCTCGGATATGAATTCTATTATTTCCTATCTCAAGGAGCTTAATAACgataagaagaaatatattatttctgATACATTTTTGcaagaatatgaatttgCCAATTATTCATTCCAATATCAAAGAGTATTTTGCCCAAAGAGGAATGAAATAGTTAcattaaatgaaatatctAACATTACTagtaataaagaattagaaataatttcacAATGTATTGGATCCGTGGTCCGTAAAGGAGATAAGTCATTACGAAAGGAATGCGTTACAAATTCAGAAGATATCAATCACGAACTATATCTGCAAGTAGCTGTTGGTAATTTAGATCCACAGAATTTTATGAAGAGACTTATAAGCagagaaataaaattgaaagaaaagtATGGGAAGGAACGtgaaagaaagagaaacaCAAAGAAAGCAACAactaatatattcattggagaaaatcataataatttattaaa